Proteins encoded within one genomic window of Komagataella phaffii GS115 chromosome 3, complete sequence:
- a CDS encoding Trans-aconitate methyltransferase translates to MATFTSTEFNSENYDRFRPVYPDELYQQLVDYHVGAKGLCVDVGCGSGQATFTLKKYFDKVIGSDISENQLAVARKRQPAGIEFRLGTGEDFSWLTETPDVITAAECLHWVDPQKFVANVANSLRDHGTLSYWLYTEPIFQNERANQVYNKFTYGSDYLGPYWDPGRTHFRNHLKELNHILLDSELFDEVKISNFKQEEGVKNGDILYLEKEMTISDFINFVSSWPSVFSWKQQRGKEGILDDFYNELNDCFEGGNMKVIWNSVLVFARRKQRVV, encoded by the coding sequence ATGGCAACGTTTACGTCAACAGAGTTTAATAGTGAAAACTACGATAGGTTCAGGCCTGTATACCCAGACGAGTTGTATCAGCAATTAGTGGATTATCATGTTGGTGCTAAAGGATTGTGTGTCGATGTTGGATGTGGCTCTGGCCAGGCAACGTTCACCCTGAAAAAGTACTTTGACAAGGTCATAGGATCTGATATCTCAGAAAATCAGTTGGCAGTGGCTAGGAAAAGACAGCCTGCTGGAATTGAATTTAGGTTAGGAACGGGCGAGGATTTTTCTTGGCTAACGGAGACGCCAGATGTAATCACCGCCGCTGAATGCCTGCACTGGGTAGACCCACAGAAATTCGTTGCAAATGTCGCCAATTCTCTAAGGGATCATGGCACCTTGAGTTACTGGCTTTATACAgaaccaatttttcagaacgAAAGGGCCAATCAGGTTTACAACAAATTCACCTACGGGTCTGACTACCTGGGCCCATATTGGGATCCTGGCCGTACACATTTCAGAAATCATTTAAAGGAGTTGAATCACATCTTACTGGATAGCGAGCTTTTTGACGAAGTGAAAATTTCTAATTTTAAACAAGAGGAAGGGGTCAAAAACGGAGATATCTTATACttggaaaaagagatgACAATCAgtgatttcatcaattttgtATCTAGTTGGCCTTCTGTGTTTTCGTGGAAGCAGCAACGAGGAAAGGAGGGTATCCTAGATGATTTTTACAACGAACTGAACGACTGCTTTGAGGGGGGTAACATGAAAGTAATATGGAACTCCGTCCTAGTATTTGCCAGGAGGAAGCAAAGGGTTGTATAG
- a CDS encoding Protein involved in bud-site selection and required for axial budding pattern, with protein MNSLEMEGAIPLLKPSRGSSSSNLYETRNDSMEKLLQDIDDETKSMATTNSGLERSNSKLRGPRILMNEEEEVCSLAIAEPGNNSETADLLDLSPSKKSVTIDISPPEVLEYELQSSEEEIEEKYLGYCSDDEAIRGKRSELNWKPVPLKIDTQHIGKPLPPIVPSPSEVSLKDEADQDLDDSIDDATIKQIVTKSTMDEKIEALLSEPLRAQDFDHQSYLEDERLGQLKTPTRIHNNRLKKKNYVQEILLSKNTSTNDMEENLIGLTNIFETDVRNTPNNGSLILQLNRSNSVASQASIISGDRKLETSTTNKVSVPITLSDGIKGLSNEIVEQLIPELQPAELFDQDLLESPRTLVGSVSIGEEDLDKVEGVVTSEVSNDIESSILQLLDTNEAEPDNSHNEEDKESKDTKLKNRLEESGLSKQLEQLKEIKPVEESEESEDSEQSDHSALSSHPVEEEEVPKETDHTHSRSPSITQFLYNVGKGFKEIITPTSSSKNLDQLAEKSPENNEPELHTKEGEEFKPPEVIKVVTPNTSSLESLHGSEIVNTIDYSICNPVTIEHKSSSDVREVKLEDTILNENDSILGNSTGINNIDEPEPISLENKESDDSEQTLASVSSLKKDETFGLPELEQDSSFGRDLKVFIEDTGEKKVYDDDEEPPLLKKPKKHLPDEYSPQQEVMSIWQTQPVAHHAVPKTFKPDIPSKISTLMNKKFRVLSNESTVVYEDTQVQGTSTRNSSGSSGYRSISNNSCFSQLSNVSLGSDFGSQFQQFKYRKESNTNPVPKPNNIRRPSLKVSQIWNRGSPYSSSNQLDQSMEGNFELHRLKKLVSNTDTDQIAFRKIQVGAKNNQKQDFDMISERGSIMCLDNSLEIEDFNTMAPPKATSVFNTQAKNSSYLPTSLTEEIDKDLEYTRKRRVSGLLQSPLLAYDNELRKQNHLEASANMNVRRTIEKNSPTKSVISNMSNHTMKKQLYYPTTPTSRMVDESAQLPFVSQSAKSNVHTGSSKFLNRIRAESDEVVEPHTPIVNSYSPSKEDQHLTSVVIPQKSTASKFNINVEKNTKVLSTPQSRSKPTLAEMKRKAMSSPSKPRPLSADLVSGERGRFFLNIKGIKDIELPELQEHNATFTMTLDNTIHTIKTPPSSLLEGSIDQEFEFIVPSSPLEVFLTFKLEYTKQKEILTEVTETKLVKSGNFFGRLFGFKHKITTTKVVPKKTKADSWEHKVAIDGSFAKGYISFQDYETSTCGKLRAFTLNLFNEWETYKDIGVQERKRKKPYCIAKLEMEMLFIPRTNVYEIIPPSIESAQEQIRQYNQIHDAFHEGFLYQEGGDSPIWTRRFFKLEGSDLIAHTETSKKPRARINLRRVTDISYPGKVYEGAESEKRVFSDSLVLNDGFKLVFIDGEVIYFGADSKAERDIWVDKLEFALARHRFGLQPWVKLMSQQSHD; from the coding sequence ATGAACTCTCTTGAGATGGAAGGGGCCATCCCACTCTTGAAACCTTCAAGAGGAAGCAGCTCTTCCAATCTTTACGAAACTAGGAACGATTCTATGGAGAAGCTACTACAGGATATTGATGACGAAACAAAGTCGATGGCCACCACTAATTCTGGACTTGAAAGGTCCAACTCCAAACTACGAGGCCCCAGGATCCTGATGAacgaagaggaagaggtATGCAGCTTAGCTATAGCTGAACCTGGTAACAATAGTGAAACCGCTGATCTTCTGGATCTCTCCCCATCCAAAAAATCTGTAACAATCGACATCAGTCCTCCTGAAGTATTGGAATATGAATTGCAATCCTCCGAAGAGGAAATAGAGGAGAAGTACCTGGGTTATTGCtcagatgatgaagctATCAGAGGAAAACGATCGGAACTAAATTGGAAACCGGTACCTTTGAAGATCGATACTCAGCACATAGGCAAACCATTACCACCCATAGTCCCTTCGCCCTCAGAAGTTTCTCTGAAAGACGAGGCAGATCAAGACTTAGATGATAGTATAGATGATGCCACAATCAAACAGATAGTTACAAAATCTACAatggatgaaaaaattgaagcGCTACTTTCAGAGCCACTTAGAGCACAAGACTTTGACCATCAGTCTTACCTTGAGGATGAGCGTCTGGGGCAGTTGAAAACACCAACACGGATTCATAATAATAGattaaagaagaagaactacGTTCAGgagattcttctttccaagaatACCAGCACAAACGACATGGAAGAGAATTTGATCGGACTTACcaatatctttgaaaccGATGTTAGAAATACTCCAAATAACGGTTCTCTCattttgcaattgaatCGATCTAATAGTGTCGCTTCGCAGGCTAGTATTATTTCAGGGGATAGGAAGCTGGAAACCTCCACCACTAATAAAGTTTCAGTTCCTATAACCCTAAGTGATGGAATTAAGGGCTTATCCAACGAAATTGTCGAACAACTGATCCCCGAACTTCAACCAGCTGAATTGTTTGatcaagatcttcttgaaagcCCTCGCACCCTAGTTGGTTCAGTGtcaattggagaagaagatctCGATAAGGTGGAAGGTGTTGTTACATCCGAGGTGAGTAATGATATTGAATCCTCAATTCTACAACTACTTGACACAAACGAAGCTGAACCTGATAACTCTCATAACGAAGAGGATAAAGAGTCCAAAGATACGAAACTAAAAAATCGCCTCGAAGAATCAGGGTTATCAAAACAACTCGAACAATTAAAGGAGATAAAGCCAGTAGAAGAATCggaagaatcagaagatTCAGAGCAGTCTGATCACTCAGCTCTTTCAAGTCATCCCgtggaagaggaagaagtaccaaaagaaacagaTCATACTCACAGCAGAAGCCCATCCATCACTCAATTTCTTTATAATGTCGGAAAAGGATTCAAGGAAATAATCACTCCAACTTCAAGTTCTAAGAATCTCGATCAATTGGCCGAGAAGAGCCCTGAAAATAATGAGCCCGAGCTTCATACgaaagaaggagaagaatTCAAACCACCCGAGGTCATCAAAGTGGTCACCCCAAATACAAGTAGTTTGGAATCATTGCATGGGTCAGAGATTGTTAACACGATAGATTATTCTATTTGCAATCCTGTTACGATTGAACACAAGTCGTCATCAGATGTGAGAGAGgtcaaacttgaagataCAATCTTGAATGAGAATGATTCAATTCTAGGAAATTCAACAGGCATAAATAATATTGATGAACCCGAACCAATATCACTTGAGAATaaagaaagtgatgatAGTGAACAAACGTTAGCGTCAGTTTCTTCGCTCAAAAAGGATGAGACTTTCGGTTTACCAGAATTGGAACAGGATTCCTCTTTTGGCCGAGACCTGAAAGTATTTATCGAAGACacaggagaaaaaaaagtatacgatgatgatgaagagccTCCACTATTAAAAAAACCGAAGAAACATTTACCCGATGAATATTCACCGCAGCAAGAGGTCATGTCAATTTGGCAAACCCAACCAGTTGCTCATCACGCTGTGCcgaaaactttcaaaccTGATATTCCTTCCAAGatatcaactttgatgaacaaAAAATTCCGAGTTTTGTCCAATGAGAGTACAGTCGTTTACGAGGATACACAAGTTCAAGGGACGTCGACAAGGAATTCCAGCGGCAGTTCTGGTTACAGATCTATTTCAAACAACAGCTGTTTTTCTCAGTTAAGTAATGTGTCATTGGGTTCAGACTTTGGTTCTCAGTTTCAACAGTTCAAATACAGAAAGGAATCCAACACCAATCCTGTTCCAAAACCTAACAATATCAGAAGACCATCTCTTAAAGTATCACAGATATGGAATCGGGGATCACCCTACTCTTCAAGTAACCAACTGGATCAGTCAATGGAAGGTAATTTTGAGCTTCATAGACTTAAGAAATTGGTATCAAACACCGATACGGATCAAATTGCGTTTAGGAAAATCCAAGTGGGAGCCAAAAATAACCAGAAGCAAGACTTTGATATGATAAGTGAAAGAGGAAGTATAATGTGCCTTGATAATTCCCTAGAAATTGAGGATTTCAATACAATGGCGCCACCTAAAGCAACTTCAGTATTCAATACTCAAGCAAAGAACAGTAGTTACTTACCCACTTCTTTgactgaagaaattgacAAAGATCTAGAGTACaccagaaaaagaagggTATCAGGCTTACTACAATCTCCACTGTTAGCATACGACAATGAACTTAGAAAACAGAATCACTTAGAAGCTTCAGCAAATATGAATGTTAGAAGAACAATAGAGAAGAACTCGCCTACAAAATCAGTTATAAGCAACATGTCTAATCATACTATGAAGAAACAGCTTTATTATCCGACCACCCCTACTTCTAGAATGGTTGATGAATCAGCTCAATTACCATTTGTTTCGCAAAGTGCAAAATCTAACGTCCATACAGGTTCTTcgaaatttttgaatagaATCAGAGCAGAGTCTGATGAAGTAGTCGAGCCACACACACCGATAGTGAACTCATACAGTCCTTCTAAAGAAGACCAGCATTTGACAAGTGTAGTAATACCTCAAAAGTCAACGGCGTCCAAGTTCAACAtaaatgttgaaaagaataCTAAGGTTTTATCGACCCCCCAGTCAAGATCTAAACCAACTTTAGCTGaaatgaagaggaaagcAATGAGTTCTCCGAGCAAACCAAGACCTTTGTCTGCTGATCTTGTAAGTGGAGAAAGAGGACGCTTTTTTCTCAATATAAAAGGAATTAAGGACATTGAACTTCCCGAACTACAGGAGCATAATGCTACTTTTACCATGACTTTGGATAATACCATTCACACCATCAAAACACCCCCAAGTTCTCTTTTGGAGGGATCTATTGATCAGGAGTTTGAGTTCATTGTGCCCTCGTCACCTCTTGAAGTATTTCTAACATTCAAACTTGAGTATACgaagcaaaaagaaatcctTACTGAAGTGACTGAAACAAAACTCGTCAAATCGGGCAACTTTTTTGGGCGACTTTTTGGTTTCAAGCATAAGATCACCACAACTAAGGTTGTTCCCAAAAAAACTAAAGCCGACTCATGGGAGCACAAAGTTGCCATTGACGGATCATTCGCAAAAGGTTATATCagttttcaagattatGAAACTTCAACATGTGGAAAACTGAGAGCATTCACGTTGAACTTGTTTAATGAGTGGGAAACGTATAAAGACATTGGAGTtcaagagagaaaaagaaaaaagcCGTACTGTATTGCCAAGCTTGAAATGGAAATGCTTTTTATTCCAAGAACTAATGTTTACGAAATAATTCCTCCAAGCATTGAATCGGCTCAAGAACAAATCAGGCAATACAACCAAATCCATGATGCTTTCCATGAGGGCTTCCTGTAccaagaaggaggagaCTCACCCATCTGGACCAGAAGATTCTTTAAATTGGAAGGTTCGGACCTGATCGCTCATACTGAGACTAGTAAGAAACCCCGAGCCAGAATAAATCTTCGTCGAGTTACCGATATTTCTTATCCCGGCAAAGTTTATGAAGGAGCTGAGTCGGAGAAGAGAGTATTCAGTGACTCCCTGGTTTTGAATGATGGTTTCAAGTTAGTCTTTATTGATGGAGAGGTAATTTATTTTGGAGCTGATTCTAAAGCTGAAAGGGATATCTGGGTGGATAAATTGGAGTTTGCATTAGCAAGACACAGATTTGGCTTACAACCTTGGGTGAAGCTAATGTCACAACAATCCCATGATTGA